ACGAGCCGTTCGCCGTGCTGCTCGGCGACGATATCCTGCTGTCGGAGCCGCCCTGCCTGAAGCAGATGATCGATTTGTACGATCAGCGCCAGTCGTCGGTCGTCGCCGTGATGGAGGTGCCGTGGGATCAGACGCACAAATACGGCATCGTCGATTTGGGCGGCCGCGGCGACGGAACGGTGCAGGACCTGGTGGAAAAGCCGAACCCGGGCGAAGCGCCCTCGAACCTTGCCGTCGTCGGCCGGTACGTGCTGGATCCGGCGATATTCGGCCTGCTGGAGCGGGCGGAGCCGGGCAAAGGCGGCGAGATCCAGCTGACCGACAGCCTGCAGCGTCTCAACACGGTGCTGCCGCTGACGGCTTTCCGGTTCGGCGGCCGCCGGCACGACGTCGGAGACAAACTCGGCTTTGTCCAGGCCACGATCGATATCGCGCTGGGCCGGGAAGATTTGGCCGACGATGTCAGGGCTTATCTGCTGGAACGGCTCGGTGCGGTCAGCAAATAAGTTTACGGCGCCAATCGTTTACCGCGTTAACATTTTGCCGCCTGCCGGAACGGGGATAACCCGCGGCAGGCGGTTTTTTTCGGTTATAACGATTAACGGAGGAGTTTATGAGACGAAAAATCACGATCGGCTGGAACAGCTGATCAAAGCGGTGCCGTCTATTCGCCGGTAAGGCGTAAATCTAAGAGGTGCCGAGTTCGGAGGGTTGTTTCATCGGGCGGCGGCTTATGTACGTACAAGTTGAATGCATGCTATACTGTTTCCATACAAGTTGGACAAACGGAAATCGAGGTGCAACGTGAAGGAACGGCTTCAACCGAAATACCGGCAATTGAAGGAAGAAATCGTCTCGTGGATCGCGGCCGCCCGGTTCAAGCCGCACGACAAGCTGCCGTCGGAGAACGAGATCGCCTCCAGGTTTGGCATGAGCCGCCAGACGGTGCGGCAGGCGCTCGGCGATCTGGAGGCGGAGGGCTGGCTGTACCGGACGCAGGGCAAGGGCACGTTCGTCGCCGAAACGGCGGAGGGCGGCCGCGCCGGTTCGTCCGCGCTTACGGTCGGACTCGTGACGACGTATATCTCGGACTATATTTTCCCGACCATCGTCCGCGGCGTCGAATCGGCTCTTCGTCTGCAGGGCGCCCGGCTGGTGCTGGCCAGCACCGACAACGAGAAGGCGAAGGAGCGGGAATGCCTCGAATCGATGCTGCGCCAGCAGCTAGGCGGCCTGATCGTGGAGCCGACCAAAAGCGCCGAAGGCAACCCGAACCTGGATCTGTTTCTGGCGCTGGAAGCGCGCAAAACGCCGTTCGTCATGCTGAACGAGCGGTACA
This genomic window from Paenibacillus humicola contains:
- the galU gene encoding UTP--glucose-1-phosphate uridylyltransferase GalU codes for the protein MKKRVRKAIIPAGGLGTRFLPATKAQPKEMLPLIDKPAIQYIVEEAVASGIESIMIVTGRNKRAIEDHFDKSFELEAELEAHGKAEMLEVVRGISHLADICYIRQREPLGLGHAVLCARSFVEDEPFAVLLGDDILLSEPPCLKQMIDLYDQRQSSVVAVMEVPWDQTHKYGIVDLGGRGDGTVQDLVEKPNPGEAPSNLAVVGRYVLDPAIFGLLERAEPGKGGEIQLTDSLQRLNTVLPLTAFRFGGRRHDVGDKLGFVQATIDIALGREDLADDVRAYLLERLGAVSK